The genomic stretch GCACCTCCCTCGCTGGAAGGCCGCGCGGGGAGAGAGGGGGGAGGAGACCCGCGCGGCCCCCAGCACCGCTGGCCAGGCTAGGCCTTCAGCCAGATGCGCCCGAAGTTGGGTGCCTGGAGCGGCACGATGAAGTACTCGTCGAACCCCTGCGCCCGGTCGGAGACCACATCGAGCGCGCCCGATGGCTCCAGCACCGCGATCCAGGGGTCCTCAACCCACAACCGGTTAAACCGGCGGTACAGCTCCTTCGCCTCCTCGCCCAGCGGGTCCACCGTCCCGATCTTCGCGAGGATCTCCTTCAGTTCCGGGCTCTCCTGGTACGCCTGGTTCGGAATCGCGATGTTGAAGTTGTTCAGCAGCGCCGAGGCTGGCGCCGGGTCGGAGAAGTTCATCCCGGCCACGTAGAAGTCGCCGTACTGCCGCTGCCGAAGTGTATTGATGAAGACTGCCGTCTCCGTCAGCTTCGGCGCGGTCTTGATGCCGATCGCTTCCAGGTTCTCCTTCACGATCAGCACGCTCGCCTCACTGCGCTGGGTGTACGGGATCTCCAGCGGCCGGTCCTGGCTGAAGCCAGCCTGCTGCAGCAGCGACTTCGCCTTCGCCGGGTCGTAGTACGGCTTATCCAGCTCGGGGTCGTACGCCGGCGAGTACTCCGGCCAGATCTGCGCTGTCGCCGGGTAGAACCCTTCGCCGACCTCCTTCGCAATCCGTTCCCGGTCGATCGCCCAGAAGATGGCCTGCCGCACCCGCCGGTCCGCCAGCATCGGGTTCTTCACCACCATGCCCAGGAACAGCCCGCCGATCCGCGGCGCCTTTCGCACGCGATCGCGGAACCGCCGCGCATCCGCACCCGGGAGCCGGAACGCCACGTCCAGCTCCTTGGCCTCGAACGCTGTCGCAACCGCCGTCTCGTCGGTGAAGATCCGCGCCTCGACCCGGTCGAGGTACGGCCCGCCTTCCTGCGCCGAGAGGTGCCAGTTCCGGTTCGGCACGAACGAGATGCCAACGCCCGGCGTGTACTTCTCCAGCATGTACGGGCCGGTCCCGTTCAGCGCTTCGCCCGCCAGCATCTTCGGCAGCGACGCCTCCCGGTGGATGTTCAGGGTGGCGAAGTACCCCGTCATGTCCCACCGTGGCCGGTCGAACGTGAACTCCATCGTCCGGTCGTCCACCTTCTTCCGC from Tepidiforma thermophila encodes the following:
- a CDS encoding ABC transporter substrate-binding protein; amino-acid sequence: MTSRVLTRRRLLAGAGAAMAGAAAFGAVGCGDDDDESGSTPPTAGTGGATAPATTTQAPRKGGTLRMNQTGDLQLNAGYPFVVAPPNRILPWLVHEPLIRYRKDVRNPELLLVDQFEYSADRTKLTVRLKPGVTFHDGAPLTPEDVFFSIDFSVNPKAYGVTVSGTPSQLAKSITGRKKVDDRTMEFTFDRPRWDMTGYFATLNIHREASLPKMLAGEALNGTGPYMLEKYTPGVGISFVPNRNWHLSAQEGGPYLDRVEARIFTDETAVATAFEAKELDVAFRLPGADARRFRDRVRKAPRIGGLFLGMVVKNPMLADRRVRQAIFWAIDRERIAKEVGEGFYPATAQIWPEYSPAYDPELDKPYYDPAKAKSLLQQAGFSQDRPLEIPYTQRSEASVLIVKENLEAIGIKTAPKLTETAVFINTLRQRQYGDFYVAGMNFSDPAPASALLNNFNIAIPNQAYQESPELKEILAKIGTVDPLGEEAKELYRRFNRLWVEDPWIAVLEPSGALDVVSDRAQGFDEYFIVPLQAPNFGRIWLKA